AAAGATGGATAGCAAAGAGCGTGCTCGGAACGTGTGGGTTTTGCAGGACTGAGTACAGGAGCTGCCACAGGAGCCCTACGAACAAGAGCAGCGTGACCTGATGACCACCCACTGCAGACCCTGCTTCGCGCGCAgcgccttgttcggctggcggATTCAGCCGGATTCAGCCAAccacaacagtatttttctctcacgcaaaatcagcccagccaccagccaaccagctagccaacagtattttcctctcacgcgaaatcagccagccagccgaacaagggTGCAGCCATCCAGCCAGCTGTCGCGCGTGCAGTCGAAGAAGCGGTAGCGCGTGCGAGGAGCCAAGCGGGGTGCCGCAGCCCGCGGGTGACAAGCGCAACGGCGCCGTAGGCACACGGGCACAGGCATCGGCTGATCGGCGTCGCCGCACCGGATGGATCACAGCACCAGATCGACGGATCCGCCCGGACGGTGGTGGTGCCGCGCCGTGCGGTACCGTGCCATGGTGGGCACGCAGCGGCAGGGCATCGCCACGCCAAggcagcggaggcggccggGCTCGGGCAGCTTCTTTTCCGTGGCGCCATTCGCGGGTAGCTGGCTGGTGGTCCAGcggatgcagcagcagcagaagcagcgaCGCAGGCAGGGCACGGTCGCGGGAAGTTGCTGGGAGATTGACGCCAAAAGAATTTGACGTTGATGCCTGTCTTTTTGCAGTCACATAAGCCTAGGCTGCTGCTATCGTGCGGTGCTCAAAGTACTAGGCTTTTGCTGTGTGGTATGGGCCTCTCGCTTTTGCTTCGATTCCCTGTGTATGTGCGCACGGTCCACACAGCGTCTCCTCCCTTGTCCTCTTTCCTTTCTCTTACAGTGGTTGTGTGTCTCAAGGACATGCGAAGGTTCAGTGCTTTATCGGAACCGGTGAGAGGGGGTTCCTGGGAGGTAACGCCGGAATGTCTCGCCGTTGACTGTGCGGCTTCGCAGTTTTTGAGGTCACCAACAGAGATTTACCCCTGCCCTGCCAGATGAAAACTGGCATTATCTAGCAACGAATTTGGACACGTCTCATGTCACAGAATTTTCTTAGGCTCTTAACCATCACTTCAATTGAGAGTTAGTACATACCTGACGGCAGCGTCTAAACCAACGATCACATCTGAACTTCTGTATGCGGCCATAATGTATTCGCTTGTCCAAGCACGTACCCCATGCGACCCATGCCACGAAATATCCACAGGCAGCCTTCAGGGCACACACCGAGCACAAACTGCACAAGCAGTGCCTGTGATTACAGGCAACTAACATGCAAATGTACTCTGCGTACACAAACGGGATATGTGGTTGGTATCGGTAACGAGAAAGGTGGCACCAttcttttcaaaagaaaaaaagaaaaaaaaggagaacgGTGACACCAACAGTAAGGCAGCCTAATTTGAAGAAAATGAcactggggagtggggactaCTGCACCCCTTGAACCTCAACTCTCATGAATCAGATGGTAGCGCGATGATCGATCGTCGTTGCATTGTTACAAGAAGCATATGAGCAGTTTCAGTATCTGAATCACAGGTAAAACTAACACCGCCACATATGTGACGTGTGCCTACATCCATTAAAAGAGGATGTCACCTAAAACGAAGGGTCATGTCGGGTTTCTTTAGTCTTCTGCAATCTGATTCCGGcgagaggaggggggggggggggggggtgatgcTATGAACCGCCTGAAGGTTGAACTGTTGTACGCCACCAAAAGCTAACGGAGAAACTTGTGGAGAGAGATCTGACGTAATGCCACCATTTTGGTGGGATGTAAAGCAGCTCACCGTCCTCCAGTATGCAATCCATGAATTCCAGGTTTTCGGCCCTAGGGAACTCCTTCAAATTGATGTTGTCAAGATCTACCTGCATAGAAAATTATTAGCATGACAGCAGCGCATTAACTACAGCGAGCAGAGTCCAACAAGATCTGCAAACGAGAATTTATGTAGATAATTTGGACAGAGGAATAAGAATGAGCAGTCCCGACAAGTAATCACTGATTGCCTGCCAGAATGTACCGAAATGGAAAACAAACTTATCAAAAATGCTAATAAGCGTGAAGGAAAACAAATGACATATAGAATGGAAAGTGGAAACCTTTTGTATGCAAAGCCATCAAAATGCACTAGCAAGATGGCCCAGTTTGCAATACCATTGTTTAGAGTGGTGAAGAGAGTATTAACAATACAAATCCAGAAATTCAGTATTTCAAACTTTTAGCTGCCAGAACTATATGTAACATCATGACGATCTGCAAATGCTATCTCTGTGACTTTCCTCATAAATACATATCTAACTGAATAGATCTACATACCTGACTGGTATTGCTTAGCATAGTTTCTGTGTGTGGATACAACTCCTCAGATATGGAAGCAGGATAGAGTCTAATATACTTCCTGCCCAAGACCTGGAAAAACAAGCATCGACCATTGCTGATAAAACTTACCTAACGAAACAGATATCACtatgaaaaaaaatgttgagCTGCAAACATCTAGAACCACTCAAAAAGGCAGTTGCCCGCAAAGGCCTTTTGCCAAGATCTTTACCTGGTATTTAACTGAATTTAACCGGAGATTATGCTCAACTTTCTCATCTATTCATTATAAGCACTCCTAGATGTCATATTGAGATAGCATCTAATTCCAATGCATGACAGATCAAATTGGCATAGCTAACTGATAACTAAAACAGAACATGGTTCACCTGTTAACATATTAAGCTAACAGAACGCTACCGTATTAGATATTTTAACATAGCCAAGTAAATGGATGGGGATATATCCTTTCAAACTACATCTTAAAAGTTTGGCATTTGTCCATAGCACATTTTTCAAATTGCAGGACTACCAGTTTTAAATTGGACTTTAAATTGATGCAGGGAACCGACAAGGGAAAACATAGACATGCTTTACCTGTGCTAAGATGTTGTGATGTGGGTCATGGTGTAATGGTGTCACTGTTCCGTGTGGGCCAAACCAAGCATTGAGTGATTGTAGTTCACCTCCACCAGCATAACAGTAGTCGGGAACTATTATGTCTTCACTGAGCTCTTTTATCTGCTCAATCCAATGAAGTAAAATCCACAACTGAACAAAGCCAATCTACTTACAGAATAACAGTGACAGATTGACTACCTGCTCAAACAATGGATGCTGAGCTAGATATGTCAAGTTTGATGGACAATCACTTGACCACATCCTCTCAAGGAACTGAGAAAATGTGACAAGCTCCTGCTTCCACTCACTACACACATAGTTTTTTCCAACCTGATGAAAATCAACTTCATAAGTGAACCAAAATAATCATTACAAACAATGAAAAACGTTTGGACAGTAATTTATTCAGATAACCAGCAATCCGAAATCAATAAGAAGCAAGCAACTCTAATAAgatccaccaaaacatgtgtttctTGTGAATTGTAATACTTCCTCTGGTCACAAATACTTGACATTTTGACTAAGATCCGCTCAAACTTTTGAACCTTTGATCATCAATAGCTTAAAATATTTAGgttggaaacaaaaaaaataatcatGTGTTGAATactagatttgtcttgaaaaatactttcatagaCTAAAACTTTATCAGATAGAATAGCTAAATTCTAATAGAAAATAGTGGTCAACGTTGCATCTCAAAGATTATCACCATTTAAAGTCAATGGTGCCAAGTATTTTTAACAGGAGGGAGTAGTATTTTCAGTGCTTTGGATACTACGTTATGCAGAGAGAGCGGTTTAAAAGAGGTTCAATTTACCTAGTGTTTTTTAGGGACATTTACCTAGTGCTTTGGCTACATGTCAAAAGATCGAAGTTACACATCTGAATAGCATCAGTGGTACAACCAAGAAAAATACAGGCTACACTCTGTTTTATTGTTAATTAATGCTACTTGATGACAAGGCTGattgagataaaaaaaatccaattgGAACAGCTTATAGAAACACGTAATAATATTGAGCATAATGATCAGATACACATAAAATACCATGGAAATGAGTTTTACATCTACAGTTTATTTCCTTGGCCTTTAAATGCATTTGCCAAGAGAAAAAGGCAAATCAAGTTAATGGAATTTATATAGTCTGCTTACAAAATCTTTCAGCATTTAGTATAAGAGAAGCATTTACTTCGACAGGAACAGTCCGATCTCCAGCAATCTTCTTGAGGTATTTTATGTCCTTCCATTTTGTCCTTGCAGGCCAATGATCGATGGCACCACTGATTATGACAGGGGACTCACGTAAAAAGTAATTACATATAAATTCCTCCAAGGAAATGTGTGATAGCCTCTCGACTTTCTTACAGGATAAAGCCTTTGCAGGAAGAATTTTGAGTGCCTGAAACAAATTATTTGTGAATAGCACTACAAGATGAGGGACAAGAGATGAACTAGAAATCTTTCCATCAGCAAAACAAATTCAGCAAACAACTAAGCATTCAGTTAGCTAGAGGAGATATTTCCATTCAATACAACCTGCAATTATCCTTCCATGAAAAGTAGACCCACAAAATATGAATGATCCTAGGTAAGTTACCCcccaaaaaaatattatgatAGGTCTCACTGTAGCTTTGTCCAAACAATCGGAACATAAATGTTACCTCTCATTTCCCACAGGTTCTGCAATTGCATCACGTGCCTGGTCTAGTTACACTGAGTTCTCACAGAATCATGAATTAAGCCAATCACGTATTCCAATCAAGCCCAGTTTCATCCCAAGTTGCAACGT
This portion of the Panicum virgatum strain AP13 chromosome 2N, P.virgatum_v5, whole genome shotgun sequence genome encodes:
- the LOC120661075 gene encoding lysine-specific demethylase JMJ30-like; its protein translation is MAAAAGEGEAERVAALLREITGEGGFAFVASAEKAAAGAGDLRAAEAAREMAWEQLHSGPWSEVGAAWRDAYALACLHVARLRAGGDRTAALKTLDMGLIMGGNLLRADLEAALARISAEPCGGRGEEAAAAVDEEDRRWREGLDRNRDIADALKILPAKALSCKKVERLSHISLEEFICNYFLRESPVIISGAIDHWPARTKWKDIKYLKKIAGDRTVPVEVGKNYVCSEWKQELVTFSQFLERMWSSDCPSNLTYLAQHPLFEQIKELSEDIIVPDYCYAGGGELQSLNAWFGPHGTVTPLHHDPHHNILAQVLGRKYIRLYPASISEELYPHTETMLSNTSQVDLDNINLKEFPRAENLEFMDCILEDGELLYIPPKWWHYVRSLSTSFSVSFWWRTTVQPSGGS